In Zingiber officinale cultivar Zhangliang chromosome 11B, Zo_v1.1, whole genome shotgun sequence, a single window of DNA contains:
- the LOC122033481 gene encoding RHOMBOID-like protein 3 isoform X2 — protein MADVEASRGGAAGKRRGGVTHGYGEQRGWTPWLVPLILVACVAVFVVEMYVNNCPAHSQAYGSCSARFLHRFSFQPVRQNPLLGPSASSLEKMGALQWSKVVHQHQAWRLVTCIWLHAGLIHLLTNMLCLLFVGIRLEQQFGFARIGSIYLLSGIGGALLSALLLRNGISVGASGSLFGLLGAMVSELIINWTIYSNRAAALSILIVIVAINLGIGLFPHVDNFAHIGGFLSGFLLGFVLLIRPQFGWMEREDHLPFPAQISSKYKAYQYVLWLIALLLLVAGFVVGLVMLFTGVNGNDRCHWCHYLNCVPTSRWVCED, from the exons ATGGCCGACGTCGAGGCTAGCAGGGGTGGAGCCGCCGGCAAGCGTCGCGGCGGCGTAACTCATGGATACGGGGAGCAGCGCGGCTGGACGCCGTGGCTGGTGCCGCTCATCCTTGTGGCGTGCGTGGCGGTGTTCGTGGTGGAGATGTACGTAAACAACTGCCCCGCTCACTCCCAGGCCTACGGCTCCTGCTCCGCCCGCTTCCTCCACCGCTTCTCCTTTCAGCCCGTCCGCCAGAACCCCCTTCTCGGCCCCTCCGCGTCCTC ATTGGAAAAAATGGGGGCTCTTCAATGGAGCAAAGTAGTCCATCAGCATCAAGCTTGGCGGCTTGTTACCTGCATCTGGTTACACGCAGGACTCATCCACCTGCTCACGAACATGCTTTGCTTGCTCTTCGTTGGAATTCGTCTCGAGCAGCAATTTGGATTCG CTCGCATTGGATCAATATATCTTTTATCAGGCATCGGTGGCGCCCTTCTTTCTGCTCTTCTCCTGAGGAATGGCATTTCTGTTGGTGCTTCTGGTTCTTTGTTCGGGCTTCTTGGAGCAATGGTCTCAGAACTCATCATAAACTGGACAATCTATTCAAATAGG GCTGCAGCTCTGTCGATTCTTATAGTCATCGTCGCGATCAACTTGGGCATTGGCTTGTTTCCTCATGTCGATAACTTTGCCCATATCGGAGGCTTCTTGTCAGGTTTCCTCCTCGGTTTCGTTCTACTGATCCGGCCTCAATTTGGTTGGATGGAACGCGAGGATCATCTTCCTTTTCCAGCCCAGATTTCGTCCAAATACAAAGCATACCAATATGTCTTGTGGTTGATCGCATTGCTTTTGCTGGTAGCTGG ATTCGTCGTCGGATTAGTCATGCTCTTCACCGGAGTTAACGGAAATGATCGTTGCCATTGGTGCCACTACTTGAACTGTGTGCCGACATCAAGGTGGGTTTGCGAGGACTGA
- the LOC122033481 gene encoding RHOMBOID-like protein 3 isoform X1 has translation MADVEASRGGAAGKRRGGVTHGYGEQRGWTPWLVPLILVACVAVFVVEMYVNNCPAHSQAYGSCSARFLHRFSFQPVRQNPLLGPSASSLEKMGALQWSKVVHQHQAWRLVTCIWLHAGLIHLLTNMLCLLFVGIRLEQQFGFARIGSIYLLSGIGGALLSALLLRNGISVGASGSLFGLLGAMVSELIINWTIYSNRAAALSILIVIVAINLGIGLFPHVDNFAHIGGFLSGFLLGFVLLIRPQFGWMEREDHLPFPAQISSKYKAYQYVLWLIALLLLVAGFFCRFVVGLVMLFTGVNGNDRCHWCHYLNCVPTSRWVCED, from the exons ATGGCCGACGTCGAGGCTAGCAGGGGTGGAGCCGCCGGCAAGCGTCGCGGCGGCGTAACTCATGGATACGGGGAGCAGCGCGGCTGGACGCCGTGGCTGGTGCCGCTCATCCTTGTGGCGTGCGTGGCGGTGTTCGTGGTGGAGATGTACGTAAACAACTGCCCCGCTCACTCCCAGGCCTACGGCTCCTGCTCCGCCCGCTTCCTCCACCGCTTCTCCTTTCAGCCCGTCCGCCAGAACCCCCTTCTCGGCCCCTCCGCGTCCTC ATTGGAAAAAATGGGGGCTCTTCAATGGAGCAAAGTAGTCCATCAGCATCAAGCTTGGCGGCTTGTTACCTGCATCTGGTTACACGCAGGACTCATCCACCTGCTCACGAACATGCTTTGCTTGCTCTTCGTTGGAATTCGTCTCGAGCAGCAATTTGGATTCG CTCGCATTGGATCAATATATCTTTTATCAGGCATCGGTGGCGCCCTTCTTTCTGCTCTTCTCCTGAGGAATGGCATTTCTGTTGGTGCTTCTGGTTCTTTGTTCGGGCTTCTTGGAGCAATGGTCTCAGAACTCATCATAAACTGGACAATCTATTCAAATAGG GCTGCAGCTCTGTCGATTCTTATAGTCATCGTCGCGATCAACTTGGGCATTGGCTTGTTTCCTCATGTCGATAACTTTGCCCATATCGGAGGCTTCTTGTCAGGTTTCCTCCTCGGTTTCGTTCTACTGATCCGGCCTCAATTTGGTTGGATGGAACGCGAGGATCATCTTCCTTTTCCAGCCCAGATTTCGTCCAAATACAAAGCATACCAATATGTCTTGTGGTTGATCGCATTGCTTTTGCTGGTAGCTGG TTTCTTCTGCAGATTCGTCGTCGGATTAGTCATGCTCTTCACCGGAGTTAACGGAAATGATCGTTGCCATTGGTGCCACTACTTGAACTGTGTGCCGACATCAAGGTGGGTTTGCGAGGACTGA